Part of the Dysgonomonadaceae bacterium PH5-43 genome is shown below.
TTCATCTGTATTACATTTTTTATGTAAGTGAAGTCACGCGAAAACTCACCATCACCATTAACAACAGGCGATTCGTGCATTATAAGTTTCTTGATAAACAGAGGAATTACAGCAGCATAAGCTCCGTTGGGGTCTTGTCGCTTCCCAAAAACATTGAAATATCTTAAGCCGATACACTCAATGTTGTATGTTTTGGAAAAAACATCAGCATATAATTCGTTAACATACTTAGTTATAGCGTAAGGAGAGAGAGGTTTGCCTATAACATCTTCTACTTTTGGTAGTGATTCCGAATCGCCATAAGTAGAAGAACTGGCAGCATACACAAAGCGTTTAACTTTAGCATCGCGAGCGGCAACCAACATATTAAGAAAACCCGATACATTCACCTCATTACTTGTTATCGGGTCTTTTATTGAACGAGGAACCGAGCCTAAGGCAGCTTCGTGAAGCACATAATCTACTCCCATACAGGCTTTATGGCAATCATCAATGTTACGAATATCGCCAATGATAAGTTTGAAATTAGGATTACCTAAGATAGTTGTTATGTTTTCGGATTTACCAGTAGAAAAGTTATCTAAGCAGACTACTTTGTTGCCCGATTCTAATAAAAATTCGCAAAGGTTAGAGCCAATAAAACCAGCTCCTCCAGTTACTAATACAACTTTGTTCTTTATCATACTGCTTGTGTTGTTAGGATAAAACACAAAGATATAATAAAATAATAAACAGGTAGCTTATTTTATCTTTAGAACTTGTAAAACCCGAATATTTCTTGTAAGTTTGTGAGTTGAAAATAATTAAACAAACAATATAACAAATGAAATTCTTAGTATCGTCAAATTTATTATTAAACCATCTACAGACAGTAGGTAGAGTTATAGCTTCTAAAAATTCAGTGCCAATCTTAGATTGTTTTTTGTTTGAGTTGCAAGGTAATCAACTAAGCATAACTGCTGCCGATTCGGAAACTCGAATGACTACCTCTATTGAAGTAAACGAAGCCGAAGGAACTGGAGTTCTTGCAATACAAGCAAAAAACTTATTAGATTCATTAAAAGAGCTTCCAGAACAACCTATCAGTTTTGAAGTTGGAGATGACAACTTAGAAGTTGTTATACATTACGAAAATGGTAAATATAACTTTGTAGCACAAGATGGAAGTGAATATCCTCAGGTTAAATCATTAGATGACAATGCTTCTAAATTAGTAATAGAGGCGCAAGATTTATTGTCGGGCATTACAAGAACTGTTTTTGCAAGTGGAGATGATGAGTTACGTCCTGTAATGAACGGTGTTTACTTTGATATAAATCCAGATACTATAACCTTTGTAGCCTCAGACGGTCATAAATTAGTTCGTTTTACAAATAATAAAGTTAAAAGCGAAGAGAAATCTTCATTCATACTTCCTAAAAAACCAGTAAACCTATTAAAAACAGTTTTGCCAAAGGAGAACGGCGAAGTAACAATAGGCTTCGATGCTAATAATGCCTATATAACAATGGAGCGTTTTGTAATTATTTGTCGACTTATAGAGGGTAGATACCCTAATTACAATAGTGTTATTCCTCAAGATAATCCTTATAAAGTATTGATAGACAGAGTTAGTTTTCTTAATGCTCTTAAGCGTGTAAGTGTATTCTCTAATCAGGCAAGTAGTTTAATAAAATTAAATATATCGGAAAATAGTGTGTTTATATCTGCTCAAGATATGCATTTTGCAACATCGGCAGAAGAAACAGTTGCCTGTATCTATGATGGAGCAGCAATGAGCATAGGTTTCAAAGGTACTTACTTGATAGAGATATTAGGTAATATATCCTCGCCGGAGGTTTATTTAGAGTTGGCAGACCCATCTCGTGCTGGTCTTATCCTTCCATCAGAGAACGAAGAAAATGAAGATCTTCTTATGTTGTTGATGCCTATAATGCTTAACGATTAATTATGAAACTTAATCTAAAGAATCCGATTGTTTTCTTTGATCTTGAAACAACTGGTATAAATATCGTTACAGATAGAATAGTAGAAATATCTTACCTTAAGGTTTATCCTAACGGAGAAGAAGAGTCGAGAACTCGTTTGATTAATCCAGAAATGCCTATACCTGCACAGTCTACTGCTGTGCACGGTATTACAGATGAAGATGTAAAAGATGCGCCAACATTTAAGTCGATAGCAAAATCGTTGGCGGCAAATATTGAAGGTTGTGATTTGGCAGGCTATAACTCTAATAGATTTGATATCCCATTATTAGCCGAAGAGTTTTTAAGAGCCGACGTTGATATAGATTTGATGAAGCGTAAATTTGTTGATGTTCAGACTATATTTCACAAGAAAGAACAACGAACTCTATCAGCTGCTTATAAATTCTATTGTGATAAAGATTTGGAAAATGCTCATAGCGCAGAAGCCGATACTAAGGCTACTTATGAGATCTTAAAATCGCAGTTGGATATGTATTCTGATTTAGAAAATGATATTGCTTTCCTTGCTGAGTTTTCGGCTTTTGGTAATAACGTAGATTTTGCAGGACGCATTGTTTATAACGACAAAAAACAAGAGTGTATCAATTTTGGCAAATACAAAGGGCGTTTAGTAGAAGAAATTCTTAGAGAAGACCCTGGTTACTATGGCTGGATTATGGGAGGAGACTTCCCCTTGCATACTAAAAAAGTATTGACGAATATCAAACTTAGAGCAGCATTCAATAATAAATAGGGGTATACTTTGTATTGTAGCCAATTATAGAGTATAGGTTTTGTTAGATATATTATGAAAAAGAGATTGGTATTTGTATTTTTATTATTAGTGCCAGTAGTTGGTGCTCTATTTCACACTTGTTGTCCTTGTGACAAAGAGACGCAACACGAATATTATTCGCATAAAACAATGTTTCTCAAAAATCTGGATAATAGTGGTGAGTATGTGATAGAATCGGAATCGTCTCAACTAAATAAAAATGCTTATGGAATCCGTCTTTGTCTGGAGAGAGAGGTAATTGTTGCAACTTATTCAAAAAGACAATTCAACTCTATGTTTATTCAATCGGCTTACGCAACGAGTTGTGTCTGCCCGCCAGAATTTATTAATCACCCAATAGATAGTATTGTGTCTATAAAGATAATCACAGTCAACGACTTTGATAATCAATATTTAGAAAATTCAGATGTTACTGATTGCTTTAGGATTGCAGGGTCATTTTCGGAAGTAGACGATTATGTAGCGGGTATGCAGTATGATTATACTTATGATTATGCTGATAATTTTGAGTATTATGGTAGGAACATAGAATTAGACTTCTTGCTTATGATTCCACCCAAAGCAAATAACAAACAACAATTTGAGGTGCAACTTATCTTATCTGATGGGCGTATCTTAAAACAACAAACCCTTGAAATAGAATTATTGTGAAAATTAAACTACTTCTTGTGTTTTCCTTGTTTGGGGTGTTTGTAACCAATATTTACGGACAAGATTCTCTTGCCTATAAATCAAAATGGCAAATTAGAGTCCTTGCTGGTGTTAACCTTCCTATAACTAAAATATCACAAGGTGCTGAAACTGATAATTTGATACAGTTTGATAATTCTTCATTCTATCTACAACCTGTAAGTATTTCTTATTTTTTCAGTAAACATTGGGGCGCGGAATTTAGTGCGCAAGGAAGTATTTCTCGTAAATCAAGAAATAG
Proteins encoded:
- a CDS encoding UDP-N-acetylglucosamine 4-epimerase (product_source=KO:K02473; cath_funfam=3.40.50.720; cog=COG0451; ko=KO:K02473; pfam=PF01370; superfamily=51735); the protein is MIKNKVVLVTGGAGFIGSNLCEFLLESGNKVVCLDNFSTGKSENITTILGNPNFKLIIGDIRNIDDCHKACMGVDYVLHEAALGSVPRSIKDPITSNEVNVSGFLNMLVAARDAKVKRFVYAASSSTYGDSESLPKVEDVIGKPLSPYAITKYVNELYADVFSKTYNIECIGLRYFNVFGKRQDPNGAYAAVIPLFIKKLIMHESPVVNGDGEFSRDFTYIKNVIQMNMLALSTNNPQAINTVYNTAFGERTTLNQLINYLKLYLSKYDTEINNIETLYGPNRLGDIPHSLACIDKAKTLLGYNPQYSLKAGLEEAIEWYYKELRVENS
- a CDS encoding DNA polymerase-3 subunit beta (product_source=KO:K02338; cath_funfam=3.10.150.10; cog=COG0592; ko=KO:K02338; pfam=PF00712,PF02767,PF02768; smart=SM00480; superfamily=55979; tigrfam=TIGR00663), with the protein product MKFLVSSNLLLNHLQTVGRVIASKNSVPILDCFLFELQGNQLSITAADSETRMTTSIEVNEAEGTGVLAIQAKNLLDSLKELPEQPISFEVGDDNLEVVIHYENGKYNFVAQDGSEYPQVKSLDDNASKLVIEAQDLLSGITRTVFASGDDELRPVMNGVYFDINPDTITFVASDGHKLVRFTNNKVKSEEKSSFILPKKPVNLLKTVLPKENGEVTIGFDANNAYITMERFVIICRLIEGRYPNYNSVIPQDNPYKVLIDRVSFLNALKRVSVFSNQASSLIKLNISENSVFISAQDMHFATSAEETVACIYDGAAMSIGFKGTYLIEILGNISSPEVYLELADPSRAGLILPSENEENEDLLMLLMPIMLND
- a CDS encoding hypothetical protein (product_source=Hypo-rule applied; cleavage_site_network=SignalP-noTM; pfam=PF16437; superfamily=55486; transmembrane_helix_parts=Inside_1_4,TMhelix_5_22,Outside_23_212), which encodes MKKRLVFVFLLLVPVVGALFHTCCPCDKETQHEYYSHKTMFLKNLDNSGEYVIESESSQLNKNAYGIRLCLEREVIVATYSKRQFNSMFIQSAYATSCVCPPEFINHPIDSIVSIKIITVNDFDNQYLENSDVTDCFRIAGSFSEVDDYVAGMQYDYTYDYADNFEYYGRNIELDFLLMIPPKANNKQQFEVQLILSDGRILKQQTLEIELL
- a CDS encoding DNA polymerase-3 subunit epsilon (product_source=KO:K02342; cath_funfam=3.30.420.10; cog=COG0847; ko=KO:K02342; pfam=PF00929; smart=SM00479; superfamily=53098), translated to MKLNLKNPIVFFDLETTGINIVTDRIVEISYLKVYPNGEEESRTRLINPEMPIPAQSTAVHGITDEDVKDAPTFKSIAKSLAANIEGCDLAGYNSNRFDIPLLAEEFLRADVDIDLMKRKFVDVQTIFHKKEQRTLSAAYKFYCDKDLENAHSAEADTKATYEILKSQLDMYSDLENDIAFLAEFSAFGNNVDFAGRIVYNDKKQECINFGKYKGRLVEEILREDPGYYGWIMGGDFPLHTKKVLTNIKLRAAFNNK